The DNA segment GAAATACTCATTTTACTTACCTTAATAATGCAATAGAAAGTTTTGTTTTTTCCTTCCCACACACGCCATGCTAGTATATATtcccttggtgtcatgagaggaaactTTTTTATGGATTGTCCAATTTCTGTCCCACTATTTTCATCAACCTGCAGTTGCTCATGCTGGATCAAAATCTTGTCCCACTTTTTTCTGTATTCATTGTCCATGTAGAAATCTCTTAATAGCTCCGTGGAACATTGCTTGAATGTTGTAACACTAAGGTATTTTGGTGGACCATCCTGTGAAAACCATGGCAGTAGAAGTCAGATGGAAGCGCTACTTTGATGTCATTTTCTCCTAATAATTTAATGTGTGGAAAACTAGCTTGCTCTACAGATCCTACATTGATGGAAATCTTGTGTACTAGGTCACAGTAAGTTAATGAACATTCAGACTTTTAAACTAAAGAATATTAATGGCATTGAGACTATGTTAAAGTGAAAGGAGAGGTTCTCACAAACCACTCTTCTTCTTAACTCCTTAAACTACATCACAGACTAGGAACTTCAGTATTTAGagtaaaagaataaaaacaatCAAGTTGAATAGCTGATTCAGTTGAAGTAAACAATGCAACAAAACAATCAAGCATGAAAAAGCTTATCACCTCCCGAAACTAAATGGTCTAATTTTGGCTACAAAATAAGAACAAATTATACGGACCTACGTTGGGAAAAGAAGAAATGAACCTGACTATCTGATTGATACTATTAAGCAAGAGATATGGCTAGTTTCCCcttcaaaaggagaaaaggggtccTCACTTTATTCAGCATCAAGATAAGAATTAGTTAGAGTTTCAACACACCACTATTAATTTTATCTATCACTTTTAATCGACaacaaaatataataaaacaATCGAATGCTGTTATGGAGTCATAAGAAATTGACAAAGCTGTTCTTTACTTCAAACTAGTCAAGCATTCATAAGAATTGAGTTTTCATCCTAGTACAGTAGAAGTTATAAAGAAGTATCATACTATAAATTATTTAAGTTCGTTTTAATGTCGAAAGCATGTGCATAATAGTGGCTGGTTAATAGAACTGAATTCGATCAAACACTCTCTGATTGAACAATAAGCCTTCCAAAAACTAAAAAAGATACCCACATAACGATCTTCAACACAAATAAGTCAAAGGAGCATACTTTTGGGCGGAAGCACTTTGCTTTATAGGACACAAGATCAGTGCTTTTTTCAATCACATCTTCCCATCTCTCATTCTCTTGGAGCTTTCCCTCCAAACTAATCATCAAATCTCTCAGATCAGCATCGGATATAAGCTCAGATAATCTGCACCAAGAGCGACACGAATGTTATACAACGAAAAACTAACTCTTCTTCCAGTTACCAATCGCAATAAAACCAACAAAGACGGATGGAAAGCACGGCAACAAAAGATCAAGGGCAAACCCAGCCGAGGAACCTTCTTCAGAATCGGTCGTTGTGGCGGACGCCGGCGACGATTCCGGAGCTCTGGAGGCCGCCCGGAGGCGACGACGGGAGAAGAAGAGCCGCAGGAGCTGCCACGCGAAGAGGAGGAGCACAACGACCGTCGTCGCCCAACCACCGCCGGCGCCTTCCCGCCAGAATTCGCCGAAATCTGGCGGTACCCTTGCCAAATCGGATAGCAGGGTTCCGGATTTGGCCATCTAATCGGCGGAGAGATGGGAGGGAGGCTGAAGCGGGAGCGAGCGCGAGACGAATTGGGAGTCTCAGCTTCAACTTGGACAAGAAGAAACCAGAAAGGAGCCTTCTTTTTTCCATACGATTAAAAGAACTTGCTAGTAATAAGTGGTTTGGCCGTTCTCACGGCAAAGATTGGACCTTAAACGTACCACGTGGCAGTGGTGTGAGATATCCGTGTTTGTGAATATTAAAGCCTCTCAGATCCATAGATACTTTTATTAGATACTAATTAATTTTTAATGAGTAAtctcaatttaaaaatattaaaattatctcttaaaattattttttttatcttttatcatcATGTTTTTggtcagttataatatttttgatctgTTATAGGGTTTTGGTCATCACTATAAAATCATTATAAAGCTTATAGTAAATGAGTCAAATGAAATCAAGATATATTAGAAGCCTATGCTATGATTCAGatagatatttaaaataatttaccaataatgttactcaaataataataaaaaattaatttattatagtattttacCATCATAATGAAAATATGGTAATgtctaatataaaatattataaataatctatATAGATTTCTTAACCATAACTACAAGTCCAaaaatatgatatgatgattaTATACCGGGAATAATAATTAGAGAGACGATATAATATCACTTAAGACATTATAAactttattaaaaaatactataagcgAGCGAATTACAAACACGATAACAATTTAAAActagtaaaaaataatttttttaagaaatattctgaatatttttttaaaaattaagaatACTATTTGATAAAAAGTAAAAGAAGGGATATCTTTtgaaaaatactcaaaatatgagtattttctaAAGAAATCATCCCcacatatatatgttttttgaaaaaaaaaacaaaattattgaaaaagaaatGGATAAAGCAAATGAAGATAAAAtccaaatttatattttatttcttgtaagTGATGGATAGAAGTAACTggtcaggaggaggaggaggaggaggaggaggagcagataGGTAAGAGAAGGAACGCCACTATTATCTTTTAGCCTTAATTCATTGGATGTGACTTGGTTATTTATGGTGAGGGAGGATCTGCCAGTAGCATCATGCTTGCATAGGAGCCTTATCCACCAGAGTTGGGAGAGCAAGGCAGGACCAGGAATAAAGAAACACCAAGTCTCACATCACAAATTTGTTGATGAGTGATTCCTGTACCAGGATACTTCCATCACACTAGTTCACTGCACTTGTGAAGTAAGCACATCCCAAACATGTGGTGGATGAAGTCTATCCAAGAAATTCTAGTAATGATGATGTAAGATGCTGCTGTGATTGACTCATCCTTGGAAACATCACTCGAGACAGTTTGCTACAAGAAATAATAAAACATAGCTGATTCGATGCACTTGTGATTCAAGCTGTGAATGTTGAAATAGTACATCCCAAATATATGGTGAATGAAGTCTATCCAAGAAATTCTGGTGgtgatactctctctctctctaatatggCTGCTACATTGGTGGACTGAATCATCCTTAGAAACTCACCAGCTGTGTGTGACATTTTGACCACTCTAGAACCAATTATACTGGCATCAGATCATTCCTTCCTAACAACTGTTGAGTGATCTTTTGACCACTCTAGAACGATGAGTCAACGAGCAGTTCTTAAGTCATCGAGGTAAGGCTGACAATATAATAATATTCTCTTGAAAGTTTCAGTTTCCACTCCGGTGAGGAATGCAGAAGAAATCGTGCAATGACGATGAGGGGAAGAGAAAACTTGAATCAACACTAAACATCATGAACTCCAACCACAGGTGAGGCTGACTTTTTTAGTTTTATAACCAGAATTCAATGATCATTCATTCATTAAACTCATGTAACATAGTGATTTATCCATTAAATCTGAAAAGTGGGTAATGATTGTTTGTGGAACTCCCAAAACTAATCCAGAATCACACCAGTATAAAAGAAAATGTTCCATCCTAGCAATTGCAAATGCTTCGACATTACTCCATGGAACAGTTATTGATGATAAGTGTAAGCCATGCAACTATAGCTAAAACTACATATCCTCCTATAACATGTCATTTATCATATATGATCGATCTGTTGTTGACAACCCAAGAAAAAAATGTCATCGATGCATAGGCAACCAGGGGAGTACCTTTGTATGACACAAGTATGGACCTAAGAGCACAATCTTCGACTACAATAAGCATCGACCCATACATTGCACCAATGACACTTCAGCTCCTAAACAGTTTATACAGCAAACCAAAGCATCTACCAATGTTTATAGCATAAACATTGGTTGGTATTTAGGGAATCAAGGAAAACGGATCGATGTCACCTTCATGCAGATCCTCCGGTCGGACTGAGGAGTCTTCAACGTAGATCAATAAAGAGTATTTGGTTTTTATTAAATCATTACTCATCATGAATGCCAGTAactaatatataaatttattggatggatttaaatatttcattttaagGAATTTATAAACTCTTATCAAGTGTTCATTGgtcaaaacaaataaaatgataagTTGAATGCATTGCAAGTTATGTGGAAGGACGAAATCATTGCAAGTCGCCCTCTATTCCTTCCTCCTCTACCAAATCTCATCCTCTTGGATCCtttctttatcaattttttttctaatgCTTTCTCTCtttatcattaatataaattCTTTGTCTTATCGAACTTCATTCGGAATCACTATTGTCAAAGTCCTCTTCAACAAAACTTTCTAATATGCCTAAGGGGTCTTCTATCATCGACAACTTTCTCGAGCAACTCTCTCCGGAGATGAAGAGCTCAAGTGTTTTATCAAAAGATTGAGCTAAGGGTATCTAGGAAGACCTTTTTTTTGCTCTGTGGATATGTGTTTAGAGGAGTTAATCGACTCAGCATAGTAGCGCCTTAGATAGGCGATCGAGATATGAGAAAGTGATGACTCTAATAGTGTCTCGCTAGGCGACCTCTTGTGCGACAcactgtcacagacaaacttctaaaccagatgtttgatataatgcttatgtatgtccgtgtcttttgatatgttgccttgtacagcatgtagagggacgaccgaaggcttaatagtcccattttagttgggttggtggcctctttaggcttgtaaataaaaggttatgtcatgtggacacgtgcgagagattttcggtatataatggaccattttaccctttattgtacaactgttcagagcttataaagtctgtttgtaatttgtattgtctatgaagtgtttttcggagatgtttgcttatggatcccgattgaggcattttctctaactcattctctctctttcttgggtcctaagggacatgggagacttcggggatgctgacctttgcggacggacacgcaatggtgccacacgacttaggcaaaaccagctaagtccatgacaacacGTGAGTCAAGGATCTCCCCATGACTCTCACGTGGCCCAAGTTGAGATGATCGATTTTAGCTACTTATTGCCCCATACTATTCCACCTGTCCTGCTTTGCCCTATCAGGCGAGGGGCTTAAAGTGTCCTCTTATACTAGTTGGCTTGGATCAATGCAAATAGGTGGTGATTCTACTTATTAGGATATGGaggatgataaaaataaattacgAACCTGATCGATTTGGATCCAAAGTCACTACCTCCTAACCCACCATGCTCGATGAAGATTGAAGACACTTGTCTAAACCTAGGTTTGAGTAACTTTGATGTGAACTTCTTTGAAGCCCTGGTCCAAAAGGTGGAGCCTACCCTAGTTAGTATTAATCTCGTGCTAGTAGGCGAGTCGACGATGACTCAGGACAATGTTGACCTCTCCTTTCCTTGTGTCTCATCTATCTCCTCTAGCGTTATTGGGACTATGAAGCTCATATTTATCGATGGATTGTTGAAGGGtaaataacattctcaaaatcATATGGTTTGACTAGATCTATGATATCTTTTTAGATCATAGAATTATCGCACAGAGAGTGACCCTTTcccttcctctttcttcttccttataattatttttagttaAAATTATCATGATACAAACAGTAAAAAAAACTACTTATTTTCTTATTGTTATTAAGATCAAATATAAATTTTAGATTATCATTTTATAGGAAACTCATTTATACAAATCAGATGCGTATTGCTGCTCGGTTGGGATAAGGATATAAAGGCTTTGCTCTGTTCTCTTCGAGTGCATTTGGAGGCATTCTATTGGCCTGGAAGTCGCTTATGTCCACTCCCAAGTGATTTTATCTCATACTCATTGCTTTCATATAGTTCTATAATCAAATAAACAATTCTATCCCTTTCTTATTCTTACTAGTATTTATGCTAGTAACTATATTAGTAGTTGAATCTATTTTTTGTAATAGCATGGGATCTTTAGATTTTGGTAAtatttaatggattttaatatgtgatttttaattatatttttggaCTCTTTTGGATTTAATTCTAGTAATAAATCCTTTAAAAATTTGATTTCGCTAGTTTTTATGATCTAGGTTTGGGTAATGTTAACTTAGTCAAATAATAGGAAAGGCTTGGTTTGGGTCCTAGTCAAACGGTCTTGGCTAATTCTCCTTAGTAGAATATCTTTGATAATTTTATCGTGTTTATATTCTCTTGTTCTAGATCATAACCATCTTACCCTTAAGTTGGTCGGTGAGAGTAATAAGAAGAGAAGTCCTTTTTTCTTTTAACCCATATAGACTGAGTATAAGGAGGTCCAAACCATTATTAATCAATATTAGAATCCTTGGTCATGATCCTATTAGGTCTATTGCTAGTAATTATATGGATATTAGACCTATCATTTTATCTTGGAATTGGAATAGCCTTGATAAGCTAGAAGAAATGTATGATCACATCCAGAGTAAAATCTTAGGCTAAAAGATAAAAAAGCTAAGGAGTCTTTTTTTAAGGAGGGtgtcaattttttttacttaCATAATCATCTACGAGCTATTATCagacaaaataatatta comes from the Musa acuminata AAA Group cultivar baxijiao chromosome BXJ1-10, Cavendish_Baxijiao_AAA, whole genome shotgun sequence genome and includes:
- the LOC103969700 gene encoding uncharacterized protein LOC103969700, whose protein sequence is MAKSGTLLSDLARVPPDFGEFWREGAGGGWATTVVVLLLFAWQLLRLFFSRRRLRAASRAPESSPASATTTDSEEGSSAGLSELISDADLRDLMISLEGKLQENERWEDVIEKSTDLVSYKAKCFRPKDGPPKYLSVTTFKQCSTELLRDFYMDNEYRKKWDKILIQHEQLQVDENSGTEIGQSIKKFPLMTPREYILAWRVWEGKNKTFYCIIKDCEHPLAPRQKKYVRVGFFKSGWRIKQVPGIDACEITMVHQEDAGLNVEMAKLAFAKGIWSYVSKMNSALREYSSFPSHLTMVPTLLRLIKKVPPKLETCAETSMQEAPEKLGTVFGGQSRVGLSQKTPSRSSKKWIANGLLLLGGVVCLSRGRSTIGTQVAIACILKKLMKRRTESCQVESTQFRPNRRKTRRDG